A single genomic interval of Chloroflexota bacterium harbors:
- a CDS encoding glycosyltransferase family 4 protein gives MADQQRKRRVCLVRHWYYPHDNHLKRDAEALLASGWEADVVCLRKMGEKAREVVNGVQVYRMPVEHHRGSLWRYLWEYSAFLLLAFFKLALLSLRRRYQVIEVSNMPDILVFSTLVPKLLGAKVVLYVRDPMPENFAEVFGAGEGHPMVRLLRLLQRVCIAYSDHTIVVAKTHKENLTARGIAATRISIVENVPDEEIFRPVPTVLKENGHFRLVTHGSLLERYGVQTLLRAVPLLLDEIPNVEVWIAGEGEYRPRLEALCREIGVENRVRFLGWGPFEEMPQVIAGADVGIVTVQFKVYCLPNKLSEYLAMGKPVVASAHESFKAYVPEGAALYFRPGDERDLARCVLELYRDPEKRASVAARGQAAYEQFRWSVTRQKYLAVFEGLR, from the coding sequence ATGGCAGACCAGCAGAGAAAGAGAAGGGTGTGCCTTGTCCGGCACTGGTACTACCCGCACGACAACCACCTCAAGCGGGACGCGGAAGCCCTCTTGGCCTCGGGGTGGGAGGCAGACGTGGTCTGCCTGAGGAAAATGGGGGAGAAGGCCAGAGAGGTGGTCAACGGGGTCCAGGTATATCGCATGCCGGTGGAGCACCACCGGGGCAGCCTTTGGCGGTATCTCTGGGAGTATTCCGCCTTCCTTCTCCTGGCCTTTTTCAAACTGGCCCTCCTTTCCCTCCGCCGGAGGTATCAGGTCATAGAAGTGAGCAATATGCCCGACATCCTTGTCTTCTCCACCCTGGTACCCAAGCTCCTGGGAGCCAAGGTGGTCCTCTATGTGCGAGACCCGATGCCCGAGAACTTCGCCGAGGTTTTCGGTGCTGGCGAAGGCCACCCTATGGTCCGGCTCCTGCGCCTGCTGCAGCGGGTGTGCATAGCCTATTCCGACCACACCATAGTAGTGGCTAAGACTCACAAAGAGAACCTCACGGCAAGAGGCATTGCCGCCACGAGGATATCAATTGTGGAGAACGTCCCTGATGAGGAAATCTTCCGCCCCGTACCCACCGTGCTCAAAGAGAACGGGCATTTCCGCCTCGTCACCCATGGCAGCCTGCTGGAGCGCTATGGTGTTCAGACGCTGCTACGGGCAGTACCCCTGCTTCTGGACGAAATCCCCAATGTGGAGGTTTGGATAGCGGGGGAGGGGGAATACCGCCCTCGCCTGGAGGCCCTGTGCCGGGAGATTGGGGTGGAAAACAGGGTACGCTTTCTGGGATGGGGCCCCTTTGAGGAGATGCCCCAAGTTATTGCCGGTGCCGATGTGGGAATAGTGACCGTGCAGTTTAAGGTCTACTGCTTGCCCAATAAGCTGTCCGAATACTTGGCCATGGGTAAGCCCGTGGTGGCCAGCGCGCACGAGTCCTTCAAGGCATATGTCCCGGAGGGGGCCGCCCTCTATTTCCGCCCGGGGGATGAGAGGGACCTGGCCCGCTGTGTGCTGGAGCTTTACCGGGACCCGGAAAAGAGAGCCTCGGTGGCGGCCCGAGGCCAGGCGGCCTACGAGCAATTTCGGTGGTCAGTCACTAGGCAAAAGTATCTGGCCGTCTTCGAGGGCCTGAGATGA